The nucleotide sequence aaagcctcagcattacatccctactcttgtattcccttttgaaatgaatgctaacatgatcTGGTCCTTCTGCATTCCAAATAaatagaatccactgtatttacatTTCCTTGACCTTTTTTAATGATGTTTCTGTTCTCCATTTAGTAAAAATCTGCAATTGGTGTTGTTTCAGGGTTCTTAGCTGGTGCCTTTATGGCTCTTGGGTTTGCTCTGTTGCTGACCACTGCTTCAGGAGGAGAAACAGAAAGTGGAGATGTACTGAAGTGGGGGTATATTACTCCAGCTTCCAAGCACACCAAGGGAAGAGTGGATCCTGGACAAGTGTCAAATGCAAGCAGCAGGCCTCTCCCAATTGACGAGTTACTTGACAAGCCAGGGAACAGTAGAGCTGGCTTTCCCAGAGATGAAGATATTTGTAAGTATCCCTAAGGGAGAGTAGTCTATTAATCATAAGACTTATAAGATTATAGGAGCTGAAATAGCCCACTCGCCCCAAAGAGGGAATCAGTTCTCAGCCTCCATGCATTGCAGCAATGGATAGACTAGAGAACTGAGACTGATGGTGTTAAATCAGATGTTCTAAGCATGGATATATGGATTGGAGGGTCAATGCCAAGGATCATGTGTGCAAGTGGGAATAAGAGCAGGTATGACAAACCTCTGGTTGATTTTTTTCCCCACCATTTCAATCTGGCAGCAAAAGACTCCACATCCAATGAAGAGCAAACCTCCCTTGAAAATAGATTCACTAGTTTGGTGGCTGTACCAAGAAGGGAGTGTGAGTaaaactgactgaactttctGGTTTAGACAACTGAGAGTTGAAGACATTGGAACACAGGATCTGAGGGGAATTGAAAGGGTAGATGCTGAGGGTCTGTTTCTGCCGTGTACAAGGGGCCATTGAGAAACTATGGATATAAATGTTGTCATCACCACTGTGTTGTAGGTGCTGTCTAGCATAAGATTGATAATGTGTTAGATAATAAAGAGATTGGGTATGATGTCCAGTGCATGGACTtattgaacagcagagcagacccCAGCTGCTCAGTTAACTACTTCTGCTTCTGTTCTTTTATTCTTACAAAATCAAATTTTGTCCAAAAACAACTTCTGAATTCCTTCCTGCAGCTTCACATACAGTACAAATCACTAAGTATTTTTACAAAGATtagatgagaggtattgatcgtgtggatagtcagaggctttttaccaggACTGAAATACttttttaatacttttttaaaaccacagttttaaggtggtggaggtggatatgatagggtcttttaagagattcctggataggtacatgaagcttagaaaaatggaaggctatgggtaaccctaggtaatttctaaagtgaggacatgtttggcacaacattgtggggtgaaagacctgtattgtgctgtaggttttgtgtTTCTATGTGTCATTTGCTTCAAATCAAACAGTGAGCATTGTGCTAGGCAACTTGCAAGTGCCGCCACACTTGTGGCATAtgactcactaaccttaacccatatgcctttggaatgtggaggaaattGGACCAAtccgaggaaacccacaggggaaaacatacaaactccttacagacacagcaGGAATGGCCTAGTGTAAAAGCTAAAAATATTGATCAATGTAATTGAATTATGTAGAATGATAATTTACTGTAAATTTGTTCTCTTCCAGCTAAGttcaattcagattcagtttcttgGCCAGAATTCTACCTTAGGCGCCCTGCTGGTTCTTCTGTGCTGTTCTCCATTCTCCCAAATATGAAGAGGCGCAAGGTCATCTGGAGATTTTTGAACCACGAGTACGAGTTGATCATCTTGGAGCATATGTCTTATAGTAATATAGTCTCGTTCAATTCCTATTTCAGACACCGAGTCAAATATGATTTAAAAACTGGCTCCCTCTTAGTGAAAAAATTGCAAGTGGAAGATAGTGGCCTATTTGAAGTGAAATTAGGTGAGCTCTTGTTCGCcaactcaattcaattcaaatatgTCCGTTTTCACCTGGACGTGCAGGGTAAGTATGCCATGTGAGTATGTgtgtaaaattaaataagtactgaAAAAAACGGAAACCAAAAAATTAAAAAATGGTCAGGGACTGTACATGTGATGGTggaaatgagaagaggacatgtcctggatgatggggatcttttatgatggatgccgcctatttgcggcatcgccttttgaaggtgatcTTCATGCTGCAGAggcttgatggagctggctgagttttcaactctctgcagctttttctaatcctgtgcTTTGACCCCTCCATGCCAGATTGTGATGCAGCCTGGTTTTATTGCTGCCAACCAAGATCTCCTACCTGGAGAGTTTGCTTTGCTACCCGGCCAGTGTGTTCCCACAGTTTACATCAAGTTTTATACACAATGACCTGATTGACATGACATTGGCATTATAACAGAGATTGTACCTCAAAAACACCTTGCTGGTTGTAAAGCAGTACCCTTGTATTTTGAGAGACACTAAATAGATGCAAGAGACCATAACAGAACAGATTTTCACTGCCCCATGACTGCAAAGTCCTGAACCACAGACCTTGCTAATCTCTCAGTGAGGTCTTCACTTGTCGCACAGCATCCAGCACATTGACTCGACAAGTGACCTTTCCCAATGCAAATAACAATCTGGCTACTCACAGACAACAGCTTAAgcagctcacacaaaatgctggtggaacacagcaggccaggcagcatttataggaagaagcacagtcgacgtttcgggccgagacccttcgtcaggacactgagtcctgaaacgtcgactgttcttcctatagatgctgcctggcctgctgcgttccaccagcattttgcgtgtattgcttgaatttccagcatctgcaaattacCTCGTGTTTGAGCTTAAGCAGTTTCGCAGTAGTAATGAAAATTGCTGCCAACAATATTTACTAAATGTCTGATTTCCAAAATCAGttgcttaaaaaaaaaacttatttggGAAAAAAACAGGTTAAAAGCCAAAACATATCCAGAATTGACCATCCAGTGGGGTTACTGGCACAAAGTAAAATCATAATAAAATGAATAGCCAATTACTACTCTAAGTTCTTATTAGACAATGAGACATAagggcagaaataggccattcctgCTCCTCAAGTTATTGATTGGAGTGCTGCACAGAAGCAGTTGAAGCGTTCCCATGCAGATCCAGCAAAGAGCTATCCAATGCAGCAATCATGGGCGAACAGTCGTTGAAGTGGTCTGAATCAGAGTGGTAAGCTTCGGCAAGAACTAACAGACACTGttgtggttacttgaaatgaccaggagaggCAGACAATTCTttgagaagtttaaacctttatttgcaaacaaaggctgaggcaatcaatgaacttgtcacagaaagcccaccgagctccggtgtacagcattctttatagtaatttcttatctcggTTACATTCCAGtttcatcagcatacccaatcaatttataattgcatatcatctatatattaactaatcaatcgctcttgcctagctctcggtgcgtcaccattatttttcacccgttcgcattgggaccttattcgtggccaagattatgttttccagacaacctccctcacattacattcctgctcgcaCCATCCTGTCTGCCACTGTTATCGcttactaaacaaaggctgagtgtaatacatgggataCATCTCAGCTAATAGTGCTGCTAAACAAGCAGGTGTTCTGTAAGTGTCATTatatgcagctaagagagtacaaagtatctagtgaaaacaacacataacaaaatgtgtctagtaaaataatacatactaatattcagtacctagaagtgattacatagtatagtaaatagctaatacatagtgattatatttcaggtatatatagtggttatgtcagacatatttctcaatataatcccccctttgagacccacagGGTCTCACACAGAAAGAGAACACTCAGAGGCCGTGCACCAAAGCCAAAATAAAGTCCAGCATTTTAATCCCAAATTTGGGTCAACTACAATTTCCATACTCGGAGCTCAAAATGATCTCTCTCTGTTATCCTAGGCTGTTGaaccaaaaacctgtccctccgTAGCTGAGACAGGAAAAAAGACTCGGACACCCTTACAGACTAGTGTCCACATTATTAACACCTTCCAGTCTGCTTGGTGCATCGTGCAGACTGTAACAGTACATCATCGGCTTTTCTCCTTGTCTAGGGCCAGATTCAACAATTTCCAGGGGCATCGGGAATTGTTTTGCTGTCACAGGCGTTATCAAAGTCTTGAGAcatggaagaaaacagcacagaataaaTCACACAACTTATCAGCACAATGCCTGCAGTCATTGCCAATTTAGTCAGCCACGCACCCCATCCCCCTAGTTTGCTTACTAACCAGTCTGCCCATAACTCCTCtgcccccctccttgggacttccagtcctgtctgggctgttgctTAAATTTACTCTGTTCCTAATAGGGCATCTGTAGAAATGCTCCTC is from Hypanus sabinus isolate sHypSab1 chromosome 5, sHypSab1.hap1, whole genome shotgun sequence and encodes:
- the LOC132394740 gene encoding uncharacterized protein LOC132394740 isoform X4, with product MRIYIWLSGFLAGAFMALGFALLLTTASGGETESGDVLKWGYITPASKHTKGRVDPGQVSNASSRPLPIDELLDKPGNSRAGFPRDEDISKFNSDSVSWPEFYLRRPAGSSVLFSILPNMKRRKVIWRFLNHDSTANPTDPPEACRHL
- the LOC132394740 gene encoding uncharacterized protein LOC132394740 isoform X5 — translated: MRIYIWLSGFLAGAFMALGFALLLTTASGGETESGDVLKWGYITPASKHTKGRVDPGQVSNASSRPLPIDELLDKPGNSRAGFPRDEDISKFNSDSVSWPEFYLRRPAGSSVLFSILPNMKRRKVIWRFLNHEYI
- the LOC132394740 gene encoding hepatic and glial cell adhesion molecule-like isoform X1, with the translated sequence MRIYIWLSGFLAGAFMALGFALLLTTASGGETESGDVLKWGYITPASKHTKGRVDPGQVSNASSRPLPIDELLDKPGNSRAGFPRDEDISKFNSDSVSWPEFYLRRPAGSSVLFSILPNMKRRKVIWRFLNHEYELIILEHMSYSNIVSFNSYFRHRVKYDLKTGSLLVKKLQVEDSGLFEVKLGELLFANSIQFKYVRFHLDVQAQLQTPLILQRPADISDRVQLSCIVQTGKVTGTQWLKDGVPIHNHSQYRLASDGSTLFIEDLKTTDCGLYTCSVKNDVSKAQISYFLVANGRISHCIR
- the LOC132394740 gene encoding hepatic and glial cell adhesion molecule-like isoform X2; this encodes MRIYIWLSGFLAGAFMALGFALLLTTASGGETESGDVLKWGYITPASKHTKGRVDPGQVSNASSRPLPIDELLDKPGNSRAGFPRDEDISKFNSDSVSWPEFYLRRPAGSSVLFSILPNMKRRKVIWRFLNHEYELIILEHMSYSNIVSFNSYFRHRVKYDLKTGSLLVKKLQVEDSGLFEVKLAQLQTPLILQRPADISDRVQLSCIVQTGKVTGTQWLKDGVPIHNHSQYRLASDGSTLFIEDLKTTDCGLYTCSVKNDVSKAQISYFLVANGRISHCIR
- the LOC132394740 gene encoding uncharacterized protein LOC132394740 isoform X3, with protein sequence MRIYIWLSGFLAGAFMALGFALLLTTASGGETESGDVLKWGYITPASKHTKGRVDPGQVSNASSRPLPIDELLDKPGNSRAGFPRDEDISKFNSDSVSWPEFYLRRPAGSSVLFSILPNMKRRKVIWRFLNHEYELIILEHMSYTQLQTPLILQRPADISDRVQLSCIVQTGKVTGTQWLKDGVPIHNHSQYRLASDGSTLFIEDLKTTDCGLYTCSVKNDVSKAQISYFLVANGRISHCIR